The following proteins come from a genomic window of Streptomyces sp. Sge12:
- the rlmB gene encoding 23S rRNA (guanosine(2251)-2'-O)-methyltransferase RlmB: protein MAGNSQRRNRRTSNKKGATVGSGGQRRKGLEGKGPTPKAEDRKKHKANRISNAMARQAAKRRPAPRRGGPKGTSEMVVGRNPVFEALRDGVPATTLYVQQFIDNDERVREALQLAAERGNINLMEAPRPELDRMTNGLNHQGMVLQVPPYEYAHPEDLTAAAYDNGDEPLIVALDGVTDPRNLGAIVRSVSAFGGHGVVIPERRAAGMTAGAWKTSAGTAARTPVSRVTNLTRALQDYKKAGIAIVGLAAEGEHTVNDLEALGGPVVIVVGSEGKGLGRLVGENCDYLVRIPMPGGAESLNAGVAAGVVLYEAARRRAVRGRA, encoded by the coding sequence ATGGCCGGGAACAGCCAGCGCAGGAACCGCCGCACGTCCAACAAGAAGGGCGCCACGGTCGGCAGCGGTGGCCAGCGGCGCAAGGGCCTGGAGGGCAAGGGCCCCACGCCCAAGGCCGAGGACCGCAAGAAGCACAAGGCCAACCGCATCAGCAACGCCATGGCCCGCCAGGCCGCCAAGCGCCGCCCCGCCCCGCGCCGCGGCGGCCCCAAGGGCACCAGCGAGATGGTCGTCGGCCGCAACCCGGTCTTCGAGGCGCTGCGCGACGGAGTCCCGGCCACGACGCTCTACGTCCAGCAGTTCATCGACAACGACGAGCGCGTCCGCGAGGCCCTCCAGCTCGCCGCCGAGCGCGGCAACATCAACCTGATGGAAGCCCCGCGCCCCGAGCTCGACCGCATGACCAACGGGCTCAACCACCAGGGCATGGTGCTCCAGGTCCCGCCGTACGAGTACGCGCACCCCGAGGACCTCACCGCGGCCGCCTACGACAACGGCGACGAGCCGCTGATCGTCGCCCTCGACGGCGTCACCGACCCGCGCAACCTCGGCGCCATCGTCCGCTCCGTCTCCGCCTTCGGCGGCCACGGCGTGGTCATCCCCGAGCGCCGCGCCGCCGGCATGACCGCCGGAGCCTGGAAGACCTCGGCCGGCACCGCCGCCCGTACCCCGGTCTCGCGCGTCACCAACCTGACCCGCGCCCTCCAGGACTACAAGAAGGCCGGCATCGCCATCGTCGGCCTCGCCGCCGAGGGCGAGCACACGGTGAACGACCTGGAGGCGCTCGGCGGCCCGGTCGTCATCGTCGTCGGCTCCGAGGGCAAGGGCCTCGGCCGTCTCGTCGGCGAGAACTGCGACTACCTCGTGCGCATCCCCATGCCGGGCGGCGCCGAGTCGCTCAACGCCGGTGTCGCCGCGGGCGTCGTGCTGTACGAGGCGGCCCGCCGCCGCGCCGTACGCGGCCGCGCTTGA
- a CDS encoding DoxX family protein translates to MSVDTRTSGFDDQPALSMVKVPCDPAQVIVNHASFRVRLAPSPSARSKPAKAPGRAPVLGGAAVAAAGATRRRAPVVWSGKSDAGDAAAMGGLLQAVREAGRGHDEYDGGATQVIPRIDLAHDLAEDTVATPTVIGQRSYGDPAETRPLAAVRDLPYQEPPGSGSGADSRRTGPDTRGQASYYPGRRMNLGVVLLPLRVFLGFISIYAGMGKLCDPVYFDGGERGSMVTWLHTLTPWALAEPLRDFALAHPVGAGLSVAFLQVIVGVLTVFGLWQRFAACFGALLSAALLMTVSWKTVPAYDAPDIIYLAAWSPLIIAGAPVYSLDGRLAGEAWRTLGPRSEIWRLRRRVLRRGAVMATVVCGLTLLVGSLLGGAVRSSTVVTVPGPGEAPSNYLPGRPLPQEPARQKPGQQQPSQPPTKAASPSASATEPAAKSGKTASGTPSKGTSGTRSESPTATRGTTGKQTPRSTPRQSSSPRQPSSSSGSSTGGGAPAAKQPGLIGGLIG, encoded by the coding sequence ATGAGTGTGGACACCAGAACGTCAGGGTTCGACGACCAGCCCGCGCTGAGCATGGTCAAGGTGCCGTGCGATCCCGCACAGGTCATCGTCAACCACGCCAGCTTCCGCGTGCGGCTCGCACCGAGCCCGAGCGCGCGTTCCAAGCCCGCGAAGGCCCCCGGCCGCGCACCCGTCCTGGGTGGCGCCGCGGTGGCAGCCGCCGGGGCCACCCGCCGCCGGGCCCCCGTGGTCTGGAGCGGCAAGTCCGACGCCGGCGACGCCGCGGCCATGGGCGGACTGCTCCAGGCCGTCCGCGAGGCCGGCCGCGGGCACGACGAGTACGACGGCGGCGCCACCCAGGTCATCCCGCGCATCGACCTGGCCCACGACCTCGCCGAGGACACCGTCGCCACGCCGACCGTCATCGGCCAGCGCAGCTACGGGGACCCGGCCGAGACGCGCCCGCTGGCCGCCGTACGGGACCTGCCGTACCAGGAGCCGCCCGGCTCCGGGTCCGGCGCGGACTCCCGCCGGACCGGCCCCGACACGCGCGGGCAGGCCTCGTACTACCCGGGCCGCCGGATGAACCTCGGCGTCGTGCTGCTCCCGCTGCGCGTCTTCCTCGGCTTCATCTCCATCTACGCCGGCATGGGCAAGCTGTGCGACCCCGTCTACTTCGACGGCGGCGAGCGCGGCTCCATGGTCACCTGGCTGCACACGCTGACCCCCTGGGCGCTGGCCGAGCCGCTGCGCGACTTCGCGCTCGCGCACCCGGTGGGTGCCGGCCTGAGCGTGGCCTTCCTCCAGGTCATCGTGGGCGTGCTGACGGTGTTCGGCCTGTGGCAGCGGTTCGCCGCCTGCTTCGGGGCGCTGCTGTCCGCCGCGCTGCTGATGACGGTGAGCTGGAAGACCGTCCCGGCCTACGACGCGCCCGACATCATCTACCTCGCCGCGTGGAGCCCGCTGATCATCGCGGGCGCCCCGGTCTACTCCCTCGACGGCCGCCTCGCCGGCGAGGCCTGGCGGACCCTCGGGCCGCGCTCCGAGATCTGGCGGCTGCGGCGGCGCGTGCTGCGCCGCGGGGCCGTCATGGCCACCGTGGTCTGCGGGCTCACCCTGCTCGTCGGCTCGCTGCTCGGCGGGGCCGTCCGCTCCTCCACCGTGGTCACCGTGCCCGGGCCGGGCGAGGCCCCCAGCAACTACCTGCCGGGGCGCCCGCTGCCGCAGGAGCCGGCTCGGCAGAAGCCGGGTCAGCAGCAGCCCTCGCAGCCGCCCACCAAGGCGGCGTCGCCCTCGGCGAGCGCGACCGAGCCCGCCGCGAAGTCCGGGAAGACCGCGTCCGGCACCCCCTCCAAGGGGACCTCGGGGACGCGTTCCGAGTCGCCCACCGCGACGCGGGGCACCACCGGCAAGCAGACCCCGCGCAGCACCCCCCGGCAGTCCTCCTCGCCGCGGCAGCCGTCCTCCTCCTCGGGGAGCAGCACGGGCGGCGGGGCTCCGGCGGCGAAGCAGCCGGGCCTGATCGGCGGCCTCATCGGCTGA
- a CDS encoding nucleotidyltransferase family protein, translating to MTDDHRSDPPVPSAAAFPAAPTQAVVLAGGQGSRLRPYTDDRPKPMVEIPGTGVPIIGHQLAWLAAEGVTDAVVSCGHLAEVLQEWLAGARLPLRVTTVVEEEPLGRGGGLKYAARRLPHPDRSWYATNGDVWTRFSLREMAAFHAERDAVATLALARPRIPWGVVETNEFGHVLDFIEAPPSPYLVNAGVYVFSAEFASLLPDLGDHERTTFPRLARERRLAGFPLPQGAYWRAIDTAKDLTEAARELAAQTGP from the coding sequence ATGACCGACGACCACCGATCCGACCCTCCCGTTCCCTCCGCAGCCGCGTTCCCCGCCGCCCCCACCCAGGCCGTCGTCCTGGCGGGCGGCCAGGGGTCGCGGCTGCGCCCGTACACGGACGACCGTCCGAAGCCGATGGTCGAGATCCCCGGTACGGGGGTGCCGATCATCGGGCACCAGCTGGCCTGGCTGGCCGCCGAGGGGGTCACGGACGCCGTGGTCTCCTGCGGGCACCTCGCCGAGGTGCTCCAGGAGTGGCTGGCCGGGGCCCGGTTGCCGCTCCGGGTGACCACGGTGGTCGAGGAGGAGCCGCTGGGCCGCGGCGGCGGCCTCAAGTACGCCGCGCGCCGGCTGCCGCACCCCGACCGGTCCTGGTACGCGACCAACGGCGACGTGTGGACCCGCTTCTCGCTCCGCGAGATGGCCGCCTTCCACGCCGAACGGGACGCGGTGGCCACCCTGGCGCTGGCCCGGCCGCGGATCCCGTGGGGGGTCGTGGAGACCAATGAGTTCGGGCACGTACTGGACTTCATCGAGGCCCCGCCGTCGCCCTACCTCGTCAACGCCGGGGTGTACGTCTTCAGCGCCGAATTCGCCTCGCTGCTCCCGGACTTGGGCGATCACGAGCGCACGACCTTCCCGCGGCTGGCCCGTGAGCGGCGGCTCGCGGGCTTCCCGCTGCCCCAGGGGGCCTACTGGCGGGCGATCGACACGGCGAAGGACCTCACCGAGGCCGCACGGGAGTTGGCGGCCCAGACGGGCCCCTGA
- a CDS encoding ABC transporter ATP-binding protein, producing the protein MASVTFDKATRLYPGGDKPAVDQLELEIHDGEFLVLVGPSGCGKSTSLRMLAGLEDVNGGAIRIGDRDVTHLPPKDRDIAMVFQNYALYPHMTVADNMGFALKIAGEDKATIRKKVEDAAKMLDLTQYLDRKPKALSGGQRQRVAMGRAIVRKPQVFLMDEPLSNLDAKLRVSTRTQIAALQRDLGITTVYVTHDQVEAMTMGDRVAVLKDGLLQQVDTPRNMYDRPANLFVAGFIGSPAMNLVEVPITDGGVKFGDSVVPVSREALSAAADAGDRTVTVGVRPEHFDVAETGGLTMVVNVVEELGADGYVYGSTSTGEGSQDLVVRVGGRQVPEKGSSLHVVPRADEIHVFSTSSGERLSK; encoded by the coding sequence ATGGCTTCTGTCACTTTCGACAAGGCGACCCGGCTGTACCCCGGTGGCGACAAGCCCGCCGTGGACCAGCTGGAGCTGGAGATCCACGACGGCGAGTTCCTCGTCCTCGTCGGCCCGTCCGGCTGCGGCAAGTCCACCTCGCTGCGCATGCTCGCCGGCCTGGAGGACGTCAACGGCGGCGCCATCCGCATCGGTGACCGCGACGTCACGCACCTGCCGCCCAAGGACCGGGACATCGCGATGGTGTTCCAGAACTACGCGCTGTACCCGCACATGACCGTCGCCGACAACATGGGCTTCGCGCTCAAGATCGCCGGCGAGGACAAGGCCACCATCCGCAAGAAGGTGGAGGACGCGGCGAAGATGCTCGACCTCACCCAGTACCTCGACCGGAAGCCGAAGGCGCTCTCGGGCGGTCAGCGCCAGCGCGTCGCCATGGGCCGCGCCATCGTGCGCAAGCCGCAGGTGTTCCTCATGGACGAGCCGCTGTCGAACCTCGACGCCAAGCTCCGCGTCTCCACCCGCACCCAGATCGCCGCGCTCCAGCGCGACCTCGGCATCACCACCGTCTACGTCACCCACGACCAGGTCGAGGCCATGACCATGGGCGACCGCGTGGCCGTGCTCAAGGACGGGCTGCTCCAGCAGGTCGACACCCCGCGCAACATGTACGACCGCCCCGCGAACCTCTTCGTCGCCGGCTTCATCGGCTCCCCGGCCATGAACCTGGTCGAGGTCCCGATCACCGACGGCGGCGTGAAGTTCGGCGACAGCGTCGTCCCGGTGTCGCGCGAGGCGCTGTCCGCCGCTGCCGACGCGGGCGACCGCACCGTCACGGTCGGCGTCCGCCCCGAGCACTTCGACGTCGCCGAGACGGGCGGTCTGACCATGGTCGTGAACGTCGTCGAGGAACTCGGCGCCGACGGCTACGTCTACGGCTCCACCTCGACCGGCGAGGGCTCGCAGGACCTCGTGGTCCGCGTGGGCGGCCGCCAGGTCCCGGAGAAGGGCTCCAGCCTCCACGTGGTGCCGCGCGCGGACGAGATCCACGTCTTCTCGACCTCCTCCGGCGAGCGGCTGTCCAAGTAG